A window of the Planifilum fulgidum genome harbors these coding sequences:
- the rnr gene encoding ribonuclease R, protein MTQEQEILRFMQKQAYKPMTLQELMETFGIGEDEREPFQRLLAEMEAEGKIVCTRSKRYGVPERLNLVRGTLQGHPKGFGFVVPDTPGKPDVFVHPNDLNGAMDGDLVLARLHGGKREGLRPEGEVVRILKRGRTFVVGTFTSPSRHFGFVIPDDRRLPADIFIPPEGRNGAKEGQKVVVRLHHYPGARHSAEGVVTEILGHKDDPGVDILSIIRKYQLPEEFPEEVLREAEQIPETIDPKELEGRRDLRNRTLVTIDGEDAKDLDDAVSVERLPNGHFRLGVHIADVSYYVKEGSALDREAYRRGCSVYLVDRVIPMLPPRLSNGICSLNPRVDRLTITCDMELNKQGDVVDYDIYPSVIRTRERMTYDAVKRILVDEDPELIERYEPLVGDFRLMAELARILRRRRMKRGAIDFNFSEAKIKVDERGKPVEIVRRPRTIAESLIEEFMLAANETVASHFARAEIPFLYRIHEKPDTEKLQSFFEFITHFGYSIRGQADKIRPRALQQLLEEIEGKPEETLISTVMLRSMKQARYAAECLGHFGLAARYYTHFTSPIRRYPDLVIHRIIREVFTEKLFSPQRIDQLNAQLPETADQASKRERIAIEAERETDDLKKAEFMMDRIGEEFEGLISGVTAFGIFVELENTVEGLVHVSYMNDDYYRYDEDTYSLYGERTGKVYRIGDRVKVRVIGVNIDEHKVDFELVAKEEAEEEPERKGKRGRKGKKRGRLKEREEGKRKGKKGRKKKRA, encoded by the coding sequence GTGACCCAGGAACAGGAAATTCTGCGGTTCATGCAAAAACAGGCGTACAAACCGATGACCCTTCAGGAGCTGATGGAAACCTTCGGGATCGGGGAGGACGAGCGGGAGCCATTTCAGCGCCTGCTCGCGGAAATGGAGGCCGAAGGGAAGATCGTGTGCACCCGGTCGAAGCGGTACGGGGTGCCCGAACGGCTCAACCTGGTGCGGGGCACGCTGCAGGGGCACCCCAAGGGGTTCGGCTTTGTCGTACCCGACACCCCCGGAAAGCCGGATGTCTTTGTCCATCCCAACGATCTGAACGGGGCGATGGACGGGGACCTGGTCCTCGCCCGCCTGCACGGTGGGAAGCGGGAAGGCCTCCGGCCGGAGGGGGAGGTTGTCCGCATTCTCAAGCGGGGACGCACTTTTGTGGTCGGAACCTTCACGTCTCCTTCCCGCCACTTCGGCTTTGTCATCCCCGATGACCGAAGGCTTCCCGCGGATATCTTCATCCCCCCGGAAGGGCGGAACGGCGCGAAGGAAGGGCAAAAGGTGGTGGTCCGGCTTCACCACTATCCCGGCGCGCGGCACAGCGCCGAGGGAGTGGTGACGGAGATCCTGGGGCACAAGGATGACCCGGGGGTGGACATCCTGTCCATCATCCGCAAATATCAGCTGCCGGAGGAGTTCCCCGAAGAGGTGCTGCGGGAGGCGGAACAGATCCCCGAAACCATCGATCCGAAGGAACTCGAGGGGCGCCGCGACCTGCGGAACCGGACACTGGTCACCATCGACGGGGAAGATGCCAAGGATCTGGACGATGCCGTTTCCGTGGAACGGCTGCCCAACGGCCATTTCCGCCTCGGGGTGCACATCGCCGACGTGAGCTACTATGTGAAGGAAGGGAGCGCCCTGGACCGGGAAGCCTACCGGCGCGGCTGCAGCGTCTATTTGGTGGACCGGGTCATTCCGATGCTCCCCCCGCGCCTCTCCAACGGCATCTGCAGCCTCAATCCCCGGGTGGACCGGCTCACCATCACCTGCGACATGGAGCTGAACAAACAGGGGGACGTGGTGGATTACGACATCTATCCCAGCGTGATCCGCACCCGGGAACGGATGACCTACGACGCCGTGAAACGCATTCTGGTGGACGAGGATCCCGAGCTGATCGAGCGTTACGAGCCCCTCGTCGGGGATTTCCGGCTGATGGCCGAGCTTGCCAGGATCCTCCGCCGGCGGCGGATGAAGCGGGGAGCCATCGATTTCAACTTCAGCGAAGCGAAGATCAAGGTGGACGAGCGGGGAAAACCGGTGGAGATCGTTCGCCGGCCGCGGACCATCGCCGAATCGTTGATCGAAGAGTTCATGCTGGCGGCCAACGAGACGGTCGCCTCCCATTTCGCCCGCGCGGAGATCCCCTTCCTCTACCGGATCCACGAAAAACCGGATACGGAGAAGCTGCAGTCCTTCTTCGAATTCATCACGCACTTCGGCTATTCGATCCGGGGGCAGGCGGACAAGATCCGGCCCCGTGCCCTGCAACAGCTCCTGGAAGAGATCGAGGGCAAGCCGGAGGAAACCCTGATCAGCACGGTGATGCTCCGCTCGATGAAGCAGGCCCGCTACGCGGCCGAGTGCCTGGGTCACTTCGGGCTGGCTGCCCGGTATTACACCCACTTCACGTCTCCGATCCGCCGGTATCCCGATCTGGTGATCCACCGCATCATCCGGGAAGTGTTTACGGAAAAACTCTTCTCCCCGCAGCGGATCGACCAGCTGAACGCGCAGCTGCCGGAAACGGCCGATCAGGCTTCCAAGCGGGAGCGGATCGCCATCGAGGCGGAACGGGAGACCGATGACCTGAAGAAGGCCGAATTCATGATGGACCGGATCGGCGAAGAGTTCGAGGGGCTGATCAGCGGCGTCACCGCCTTCGGGATTTTCGTCGAATTGGAGAACACCGTCGAAGGCTTGGTTCATGTCAGCTACATGAACGACGATTATTACCGCTACGACGAGGATACCTACAGCCTGTACGGGGAGCGGACCGGCAAGGTGTACCGGATCGGGGACCGGGTGAAGGTTCGGGTGATCGGTGTCAACATCGACGAGCACAAGGTGGATTTCGAACTGGTCGCCAAGGAAGAAGCGGAGGAGGAACCGGAAAGAAAAGGGAAGCGGGGCCGAAAGGGCAAAAAGCGCGGCCGCCTGAAGGAGCGGGAGGAGGGCAAGCGGAAGGGGAAAAAAGGCAGGAAAAAGAAACGGGCTTGA
- the secG gene encoding preprotein translocase subunit SecG, with the protein MELAAKILLAIVSIGLIVVVLLQSGKSAGLSGAIAGGAEHLMGKAKARGIDALLHRITVVLATLFILLTLLVGYFVK; encoded by the coding sequence GTGGAACTGGCGGCAAAAATTTTGCTGGCGATCGTCAGCATCGGTTTGATTGTCGTCGTCTTGTTGCAGTCGGGAAAAAGCGCCGGACTGTCCGGGGCCATCGCCGGCGGTGCCGAACATCTGATGGGGAAGGCCAAGGCGCGGGGGATCGACGCCCTGCTCCACCGGATCACGGTGGTGTTGGCAACCCTGTTTATCCTCTTGACGCTGTTGGTCGGTTACTTCGTCAAGTGA
- a CDS encoding alpha/beta hydrolase — protein MKIVRRSPEPFFYPGGEVGLLLVHGFTGTPAELRPMGDFFRKQGLSVHAPLLRGHGTCPEELARTTWKDWRESVLQAHDRLRREAGVRRLFAAGLSMGGLLVLDLARHRPLDGVISMCAPIWLKDRRAVFAPLVRFFRPYLPRRERKEAHIEEHLVSYDRLPLASVGHLLRLIRHVRRRLPEITVPALVIQSERDETVEPSSARYILKHLGSEDKEFRSYANSSHIITLDRERDRLFADVETFIRRVTREKSREEK, from the coding sequence ATGAAAATCGTTCGTCGTTCGCCGGAACCTTTTTTTTATCCGGGCGGAGAGGTCGGGCTGCTGCTGGTGCACGGTTTTACCGGCACCCCGGCGGAGCTGAGGCCGATGGGAGACTTTTTCCGAAAGCAGGGGCTGTCCGTCCATGCCCCCCTCCTCCGGGGTCACGGAACCTGTCCGGAGGAATTGGCCCGGACCACCTGGAAGGACTGGCGGGAAAGCGTGCTTCAGGCCCACGACCGGCTGCGCCGGGAGGCGGGCGTGCGCCGCTTGTTCGCCGCGGGGCTGTCGATGGGCGGACTGTTGGTGCTGGATCTCGCCCGGCATCGGCCCCTCGACGGAGTGATCTCCATGTGCGCCCCCATTTGGCTGAAGGATCGGCGGGCCGTTTTCGCTCCCCTGGTGCGCTTCTTCAGGCCCTATCTGCCGCGGCGCGAACGGAAGGAAGCGCATATCGAGGAGCACCTGGTTTCCTACGACCGGTTGCCCCTCGCCTCCGTCGGCCATCTTCTCCGCCTGATCCGGCATGTGCGCCGCCGCTTGCCGGAAATCACCGTCCCGGCGCTGGTGATTCAGTCGGAACGGGATGAAACCGTCGAACCCTCCAGCGCCCGGTACATCCTGAAGCACCTCGGTTCAGAGGACAAGGAATTTCGTTCCTACGCCAACTCTTCCCACATCATCACCCTGGACCGGGAACGGGACCGGCTGTTCGCCGACGTGGAAACCTTCATTCGGCGCGTGACGCGAGAGAAAAGCAGAGAGGAGAAGTAG
- the smpB gene encoding SsrA-binding protein SmpB, translating to MAKSGVKVIARNKKALHDYHIEETYEAGIVLTGTEIKSIRQGRVNLRDSFARIEDGEVYLLNMHISPYEQGNRFNPDPTRTRKLLLHKEEIRKLIGLTRQKGYTLIPLDVHLRNGFAKVQLALAKGKKQYDKRADIAKRDAQREIERQLKERRFR from the coding sequence GTGGCCAAAAGCGGAGTGAAGGTGATCGCCCGAAACAAGAAGGCGCTTCATGATTATCACATCGAAGAAACCTACGAGGCCGGCATCGTGCTCACCGGGACGGAAATCAAGTCGATTCGCCAGGGGCGGGTCAACCTGCGGGACAGCTTCGCCCGGATCGAGGACGGGGAAGTGTATCTCCTGAACATGCACATCAGCCCCTACGAACAGGGGAACCGTTTCAACCCCGATCCGACGCGGACGCGAAAGCTGCTTCTCCACAAGGAGGAGATCCGCAAGTTGATCGGCCTGACCCGGCAGAAGGGATACACCCTGATCCCGCTGGATGTCCACCTTCGCAACGGCTTTGCCAAGGTTCAGCTCGCCTTGGCCAAAGGGAAAAAGCAGTACGACAAGCGGGCGGACATCGCCAAGAGGGACGCACAGCGGGAGATCGAGCGCCAGCTGAAGGAGCGCCGGTTCCGTTAG
- a CDS encoding ABC transporter substrate-binding protein, whose protein sequence is MNRLKGPFASVVAVCLSIMLLLSGCGGSTADREGEKVTIRFSWWTNPTRTKMTQEAIKLFEEKHPDIDVVMEYSSWDSYWQKLATQTAGGGAPDVMQMDGSQLRTYVEKGQLMDLSTTDVDTSGLSKETLELGKVDGKLYGLTTSVNSQMFIYNTEIFKKAGVSFPEENYTWEDLAEMCVKIYEKTGVYGMANEMEQTGLLSYFARTKGEELYEGNKIGLSKKTLTEWFQYWLDLQEKGGVPTAEENASYNHNDPSASPFIKEKTAINWLFLGTDPNYEQSLGKPIGRALLPEWGNDNKPYPLHGAMFWSMSSKTKHPEAAAKLINFLENDPEVAKIFKTDRGIPANDENMKIVSESAEDETIKKQIEFMEKVKAVASPEKLAPPGSSEIADILKNLSQQVTFKEITPSQAAEEFIKQGNKALSQG, encoded by the coding sequence ATGAATCGACTCAAAGGGCCTTTCGCTTCGGTGGTTGCGGTTTGTCTGTCGATCATGCTGCTCCTTTCGGGGTGCGGCGGCAGCACGGCGGATCGCGAAGGCGAAAAAGTGACGATTCGGTTCTCCTGGTGGACCAATCCGACGAGGACCAAGATGACGCAGGAGGCCATCAAGCTTTTTGAGGAGAAGCATCCCGACATCGATGTGGTCATGGAGTACAGCTCCTGGGACAGCTACTGGCAGAAGCTGGCCACCCAGACCGCGGGGGGCGGCGCTCCCGATGTGATGCAGATGGACGGATCGCAATTGAGGACCTATGTCGAAAAAGGACAGTTGATGGATTTGTCGACAACCGATGTGGATACGTCCGGCCTGTCAAAGGAGACCCTGGAACTCGGCAAGGTGGATGGGAAATTGTACGGTCTGACGACCTCCGTCAACTCCCAGATGTTCATCTACAATACCGAAATTTTCAAGAAGGCCGGGGTGTCCTTCCCGGAGGAAAACTACACCTGGGAAGATCTGGCGGAGATGTGCGTCAAGATTTATGAAAAGACGGGCGTGTACGGCATGGCTAACGAGATGGAGCAGACGGGGTTGCTGAGTTATTTTGCGAGGACGAAGGGCGAGGAACTGTACGAAGGGAACAAAATCGGGTTGTCCAAGAAAACGCTTACAGAGTGGTTTCAGTATTGGCTGGACTTGCAGGAAAAGGGCGGCGTTCCGACGGCAGAGGAAAACGCTTCCTACAACCACAACGATCCTTCCGCCAGTCCGTTCATCAAAGAGAAAACCGCCATCAACTGGCTGTTCCTCGGAACGGATCCCAACTACGAACAAAGTCTGGGAAAACCCATCGGACGGGCGCTTCTGCCGGAATGGGGGAATGACAACAAGCCGTATCCGCTTCACGGAGCCATGTTCTGGTCCATGTCTTCCAAGACCAAACATCCCGAAGCGGCCGCCAAGCTGATCAATTTCCTGGAAAATGATCCGGAAGTGGCCAAGATCTTCAAGACCGACCGCGGGATTCCCGCCAATGACGAAAACATGAAAATTGTCTCCGAATCCGCCGAGGACGAAACGATCAAAAAGCAGATCGAATTCATGGAAAAGGTGAAGGCCGTGGCATCCCCCGAAAAGCTGGCGCCTCCGGGATCGAGCGAGATCGCCGACATCCTGAAGAATCTTTCGCAACAGGTGACGTTCAAAGAAATCACGCCGAGCCAAGCGGCGGAAGAGTTTATCAAACAGGGAAACAAAGCCTTGTCCCAGGGATGA
- the gpmI gene encoding 2,3-bisphosphoglycerate-independent phosphoglycerate mutase, whose product MSGRKKPVALIILDGFALRDETHGNAVAQAKKPNFDRYWSRYPHTLLRASGEAVGLPEGQMGNSEVGHLNIGAGRIVYQDLTRVTKAIRDGSFFENETFLGAIRHVKEHGSKLHLYGLLSDGGVHSHIDHLFALLELAARQQVSDVLVHAFLDGRDVAPDSGIHYIRQLLAKMEELGTGRLATVQGRYYAMDRDRRWDRTEKAYRAMVYGEGPKYRDPVQAVKESYEKSVYDEFVVPTVIVDERDRPVGLIEDNDAVIFYNFRPDRAIQISLAFTNEDFRGFDRGPKRPKNLYYVCLTHFSETVKGYVAYRPTDLDNTLGEVLSQHGLRQLRIAETEKYPHVTFFFSGGREEPFPGEDRILINSPKVATYDLKPEMSAYEVTDALLKEIEAEKHDVIVLNFANPDMVGHSGKLEPTIRAVEAVDECLGRVVEAVLAKGGVAVITADHGNADMVLDEENRPHTAHTTFPVPFIVTDEGVKLREGGILADIAPTILHLLGLPQPKEMTGRSIAL is encoded by the coding sequence ATGAGCGGGCGCAAAAAACCGGTGGCTTTGATCATTCTGGACGGCTTTGCCCTCCGGGATGAGACCCACGGGAACGCCGTCGCCCAGGCGAAAAAGCCCAACTTTGACCGCTACTGGTCCCGCTATCCCCACACCCTTCTTCGGGCCAGCGGCGAGGCCGTCGGCCTGCCGGAGGGACAGATGGGCAACTCCGAAGTGGGCCACCTCAATATCGGCGCCGGCCGGATCGTCTACCAGGATCTGACCCGGGTGACGAAGGCGATCCGGGATGGGAGCTTTTTTGAAAACGAAACCTTCCTCGGAGCCATCCGCCACGTGAAGGAGCACGGAAGCAAGCTGCACCTTTACGGCCTTCTGTCGGACGGCGGGGTTCACAGCCATATCGACCACCTGTTCGCCCTCCTGGAACTGGCGGCTAGGCAGCAGGTCTCCGATGTGCTGGTCCATGCCTTTTTGGACGGGCGGGATGTGGCGCCCGACAGCGGCATTCATTACATCCGGCAGCTGCTCGCCAAGATGGAGGAGTTGGGGACCGGGCGGCTTGCCACGGTTCAGGGGCGGTATTACGCCATGGATCGGGATCGCCGCTGGGACCGGACGGAAAAGGCTTACCGGGCGATGGTCTACGGAGAAGGTCCCAAATACCGGGATCCCGTCCAGGCAGTCAAGGAATCCTATGAAAAGAGCGTCTATGACGAGTTTGTGGTGCCCACGGTGATCGTCGATGAGAGGGACCGGCCGGTGGGGCTGATCGAGGACAACGACGCCGTGATCTTCTACAACTTCCGCCCCGACCGGGCGATTCAGATTTCCCTCGCTTTCACCAACGAGGATTTTCGCGGCTTTGACCGGGGACCCAAACGGCCGAAAAACCTGTATTATGTCTGCCTCACCCATTTCAGCGAGACGGTGAAGGGGTATGTGGCCTACCGCCCGACGGATCTGGACAACACCCTCGGCGAGGTCCTGTCCCAACACGGCCTGCGCCAGCTGCGCATCGCCGAGACGGAGAAATACCCCCATGTCACCTTTTTCTTCAGCGGAGGCCGGGAAGAACCTTTTCCGGGAGAGGACCGGATTCTGATCAACTCGCCCAAGGTGGCCACCTATGACCTGAAGCCGGAAATGAGCGCCTACGAGGTGACCGACGCGCTCCTGAAGGAGATCGAGGCGGAGAAACACGACGTGATTGTCCTCAATTTCGCCAATCCGGACATGGTGGGCCACTCCGGCAAGCTGGAGCCGACGATCCGGGCGGTGGAAGCCGTCGATGAATGCCTGGGCCGGGTGGTGGAGGCGGTGCTCGCCAAGGGAGGCGTTGCCGTCATCACCGCCGACCACGGAAACGCCGACATGGTTCTGGATGAAGAGAACCGGCCGCACACGGCCCACACCACCTTCCCGGTGCCCTTCATCGTCACGGACGAAGGTGTGAAGCTGCGGGAAGGCGGCATTTTGGCGGATATCGCTCCGACGATCCTGCACCTGCTCGGCTTGCCCCAGCCGAAGGAGATGACGGGGCGTTCCATCGCCCTCTGA
- a CDS encoding carbohydrate ABC transporter permease gives MASEIQTVLQRIKFQRRSRMETPLQRNLTAYAFLIPWLTGVMCLTLGAMLFTFYLAFTDYDLISSPEWVGFDNFRQIFRDPNFWASLRATFTYVIFSVPARLVVSLLIALLLYKEVRGIGWYRSFIYLPSLIGTSVGAAIGWRNLFAEDGPINSFLALFGIEGPNWVGNPSTAIAVLILLSVWQFGSEMVIFLAGLKQIPGYLYEAAIIDGASAIQRFFKITLPMLSPITFFNLLMGTISSFMIFTQVYIITGGGPMKSTLMYVYYLYQQAFTYYNMGYAAALSIILLVIIGLCSAVIFLSSRWWVNYDV, from the coding sequence GTGGCATCCGAAATTCAGACGGTGCTGCAAAGAATCAAATTTCAGCGGCGATCCCGGATGGAAACTCCGCTTCAAAGGAATTTGACCGCCTATGCCTTTCTCATTCCCTGGCTCACCGGGGTGATGTGCCTCACCCTCGGGGCCATGCTTTTTACCTTTTATCTCGCCTTTACCGACTACGATCTCATCAGTTCGCCCGAATGGGTGGGGTTTGACAATTTCCGGCAGATCTTTCGCGACCCCAATTTTTGGGCTTCCCTCCGCGCCACCTTCACTTACGTGATTTTTTCCGTTCCCGCCCGCCTGGTCGTTTCCCTGCTCATCGCCCTCCTGCTGTACAAAGAAGTGCGCGGCATCGGCTGGTACCGCTCCTTTATTTACCTGCCCTCCCTGATCGGCACCAGCGTGGGCGCCGCCATCGGCTGGAGGAATCTGTTCGCCGAAGACGGGCCGATCAATTCCTTTCTCGCCCTGTTCGGAATCGAAGGGCCCAACTGGGTGGGCAATCCCTCGACCGCCATCGCGGTTTTGATCCTGCTCAGCGTCTGGCAGTTCGGATCGGAAATGGTGATTTTCCTGGCCGGCCTGAAACAGATTCCGGGATATCTGTACGAGGCGGCGATCATCGACGGCGCGTCGGCGATCCAGCGATTCTTCAAAATCACGTTGCCGATGCTGTCCCCGATCACATTTTTCAACCTGTTGATGGGGACGATTTCCTCGTTCATGATCTTCACCCAGGTGTATATCATCACGGGCGGAGGGCCCATGAAGTCCACGCTGATGTATGTGTACTACTTGTACCAGCAGGCCTTCACCTATTACAACATGGGATACGCCGCGGCCTTGTCGATCATTCTGCTCGTCATCATCGGGCTTTGTTCGGCGGTCATCTTTTTGAGCTCCCGGTGGTGGGTCAATTATGACGTGTGA
- the eno gene encoding phosphopyruvate hydratase, with amino-acid sequence MTTITHVLAREVLDSRGNPTVEVEVYLESGARGRAIVPSGASTGAHEAVELRDGDKERYLGKGVLKAVQNVNDVIAPKLEGMDALEQVAIDRLLIDLDGTPNKGKLGANAILGVSMAVARAAAEALGMPLYAYLGGFNAKVLPVPMMNILNGGKHADNNVDIQEFMIMPVGAKSFAEGLRMGVEVFHSLKSVLKEKGLATSVGDEGGFAPNLSSNEEALQTIVSAIERAGYRPGEDVRLAIDVASTELYRDGAYHLAGEGVTKTADEMIAYYRELVEKYPIVSIEDGLAEDDWEGWKKLTDALGGKVQLVGDDLFVTNTERLSRGIEAGVGNSILIKVNQIGTLTETFDAVEMAKRAGYTAVISHRSGETEDTTIADIAVATGAGQIKTGAPSRTDRVAKYNQLLRIEEELGASARYPGAAAFYNLKG; translated from the coding sequence ATGACGACGATTACCCACGTGCTCGCCCGGGAAGTGCTGGATTCCCGCGGAAATCCCACCGTGGAGGTGGAAGTGTACCTGGAATCGGGGGCCCGGGGCCGGGCGATCGTCCCGTCCGGCGCCTCGACGGGCGCCCATGAGGCGGTGGAGCTGCGGGACGGGGACAAGGAGCGCTACCTGGGCAAAGGGGTGCTGAAGGCGGTTCAAAACGTGAACGACGTGATCGCTCCCAAGCTGGAGGGAATGGACGCCCTGGAGCAGGTGGCGATCGACCGTCTGCTGATCGACCTGGACGGCACGCCGAACAAGGGGAAACTGGGCGCCAACGCCATCCTGGGAGTATCCATGGCCGTCGCCCGCGCCGCCGCCGAGGCCCTCGGAATGCCCTTGTACGCCTACCTGGGGGGCTTCAACGCCAAGGTGCTGCCCGTGCCGATGATGAACATCCTGAACGGCGGGAAGCATGCCGACAACAATGTGGACATCCAGGAATTCATGATCATGCCCGTGGGGGCGAAGTCCTTCGCCGAAGGGTTGCGGATGGGCGTGGAGGTGTTCCACAGCCTGAAATCGGTCCTGAAGGAGAAGGGACTGGCCACCTCGGTGGGGGATGAAGGGGGCTTTGCGCCCAACCTCTCCTCCAACGAAGAAGCCCTCCAGACGATCGTGTCCGCCATCGAGCGCGCCGGATACCGGCCCGGGGAAGACGTCCGGCTGGCCATCGACGTGGCCTCCACCGAGTTGTACCGGGACGGAGCCTATCATCTGGCGGGCGAGGGCGTGACCAAAACGGCCGATGAGATGATCGCCTATTACCGGGAGCTGGTGGAGAAGTACCCGATCGTCTCCATCGAGGACGGATTGGCCGAGGACGATTGGGAAGGATGGAAGAAGCTGACGGATGCCCTGGGCGGAAAGGTTCAGCTGGTGGGGGACGACCTGTTCGTCACCAACACCGAGCGGCTGTCCCGGGGAATCGAGGCCGGCGTGGGCAATTCCATCCTGATCAAGGTGAACCAGATCGGCACCCTGACCGAAACTTTCGATGCCGTGGAGATGGCCAAACGGGCCGGATACACGGCGGTCATCTCCCATCGCTCCGGCGAGACGGAGGACACGACCATCGCAGACATCGCGGTGGCCACCGGTGCGGGTCAGATCAAGACCGGCGCTCCTTCCAGGACCGATCGGGTCGCCAAGTACAACCAGCTCCTCCGGATCGAGGAAGAGCTGGGCGCCAGCGCCCGGTATCCGGGAGCTGCGGCCTTTTACAATCTGAAGGGTTGA
- a CDS encoding GntR family transcriptional regulator, producing the protein MQKENLKKGSAREFIYQTLRDKILRLELKPGVKISESEISDQLKMSRTPVRESFLKLSQEDLLEIYPQKGTFVSLIDLDLVEEGRFVRENIERAIVRVACDSFSDEHLFQLETNLKMQELCNEKRDYSRLYRLDDEFHRLLFFGCGKIRTWNMLQQMNTHFNRMRHLRLHSSLEWDVIVAQHREIFRLINEKRKDQAEEAMIKHLRLAVMEVDLLTAQYPEYFRFKEK; encoded by the coding sequence CTGCAAAAGGAAAACTTGAAAAAGGGTTCCGCGAGGGAATTCATCTATCAGACGTTGAGGGACAAAATCCTCCGGCTGGAACTGAAGCCGGGAGTCAAAATTTCCGAGTCCGAGATTTCCGACCAGCTGAAAATGAGCCGGACGCCCGTGAGGGAGTCCTTTCTGAAATTGTCCCAGGAGGATCTGCTTGAGATCTACCCCCAAAAGGGGACCTTCGTTTCCCTCATCGACCTCGATCTGGTGGAGGAGGGCCGGTTTGTAAGAGAAAACATCGAACGGGCCATCGTCCGGGTGGCCTGCGACAGTTTTTCGGATGAACATCTGTTTCAGTTGGAAACCAATTTGAAAATGCAGGAACTCTGCAACGAGAAACGGGATTACTCGCGCCTGTACAGGCTGGACGACGAATTCCACCGGCTCTTGTTTTTCGGATGCGGCAAAATCCGAACCTGGAACATGCTGCAGCAGATGAACACCCATTTCAACCGGATGAGGCACTTGCGCCTGCACTCCTCGCTGGAATGGGACGTGATCGTCGCCCAGCACCGGGAAATTTTTCGGCTGATCAACGAAAAACGGAAGGATCAGGCCGAAGAGGCGATGATTAAACATCTCCGCTTGGCCGTGATGGAAGTCGATCTTTTGACGGCGCAATACCCGGAATACTTTCGTTTTAAAGAAAAATGA
- a CDS encoding carbohydrate ABC transporter permease, which translates to MSRRSAAKTALRHAVLMLVTFVMVYPILWMFFSSFKPDEQIFSTSNLWPETWTLDHYVSGFMNMNFGRLMLNSLIISTVVVVGTIFSSSLTGFAFARLRFTPRRFLIGFMLSTMMLPAQVVMIPQYIMFHKIGWVNTFLPLTLPSFLGTVPFFIYLMVQFVRGIPKELDEAAYIDGCSKFQLFRLIIFPLARPAIITMSIFAFYWTWNDFFGQLIYLSDPELHTVSLGLSMFIDSTGSTQWGDLFAMSILSVVPVFIVFLFFQRYLVEGIATHGLKG; encoded by the coding sequence GTGAGTCGCCGATCGGCCGCAAAAACCGCCCTGCGCCACGCGGTTCTCATGCTGGTGACCTTTGTGATGGTCTATCCCATCCTGTGGATGTTTTTTTCCTCCTTCAAACCGGATGAACAAATTTTTTCCACTTCCAATTTATGGCCCGAGACCTGGACGTTGGATCACTATGTTTCGGGTTTCATGAACATGAACTTCGGCCGTCTGATGTTAAACTCGCTGATCATTTCTACCGTGGTCGTCGTCGGGACGATTTTCAGTTCCTCCTTGACGGGCTTTGCCTTTGCGCGCCTTCGGTTCACGCCGCGGCGGTTTCTGATCGGATTCATGCTGTCGACCATGATGCTGCCGGCGCAGGTCGTCATGATTCCGCAGTACATCATGTTTCATAAGATCGGGTGGGTCAACACCTTTCTTCCGCTCACGCTGCCCAGCTTTCTCGGAACGGTGCCCTTCTTCATCTACCTGATGGTTCAGTTTGTCCGGGGCATTCCCAAGGAACTGGACGAAGCGGCTTACATCGACGGGTGCAGCAAGTTTCAGCTGTTTCGTTTGATCATTTTCCCCCTCGCCCGTCCCGCGATCATCACCATGTCCATTTTCGCCTTCTATTGGACATGGAACGACTTTTTCGGACAGCTCATCTATTTGTCGGACCCCGAGCTTCACACGGTTTCCCTCGGCCTGAGCATGTTTATCGACAGCACGGGCAGCACCCAGTGGGGAGATCTGTTTGCCATGTCGATTCTGTCGGTCGTTCCCGTGTTCATCGTCTTTCTGTTCTTCCAGCGCTACCTG